From one Lycium ferocissimum isolate CSIRO_LF1 chromosome 5, AGI_CSIRO_Lferr_CH_V1, whole genome shotgun sequence genomic stretch:
- the LOC132056908 gene encoding dnaJ protein ERDJ3A-like: MGGGQGGSKSFSFSFGGPGSQSSFGGFGLDDIFSNMFGGGMGSGSQFGGFGGFGGSGRSQSRTRNSAKSIPSINSQMYKKEISDKGMTWLLLSHTSTSRGIQYYESVIGEVANSLDGAMKVGSINCETDASFCKSLGIYPRNAPRLFVYSLKSSGNGALVEYSDDLVVKRVKSFCHDHLPRFSKRVDLGHFDFVSQTVGGLPKVMLLSTKKDTPVIWRALSGLYQNRFVFYDAQVRDASDPAVRRLGVDDLPAIVGWLSNGEKQILRTGISVKDLKSAIQDLSGLLDNFEKKNKEAASAQSKREQSEPDAKQVPVLTGSNFNDICGEKTPVCVIGVFWSSKAKDKLEKVLSSVSQKSLSRRRNTAYSSRDSVSYALLDAAKQRSFLNAFEKSGFKSSDKVLLAYKPRKGKFAVFNGEVTTEEAESFISSVLSGDVQFSNTRQKPIAK; encoded by the exons ATGGGTGGTGGACAAGGAGgttcaaaatcattttcattttcctttgGTGGTCCTGGCAGCCAAAGCTCTTTTGGTGGCTTTGGTTTAGATGATATATTTTCCAACATGTTTGGGGGTGGTATGGGAAGTGGGAgtcaatttgggggttttggtgGCTTTGGTGGTTCAGGCAGGTCTCAGTCTAGAACCAGGAACTCTGCCAAGAGCATCCCTTCCATAAACTCACAAATGTATAAGAAAGAAATTTCTGATAAAGGAATGACTTGGCTGTTACTAtctcacacatctacatcaagAGGTATCCAATATTATGAATCTGTCATTGGAGAAGTTGCAAACTCACTGGATGGGGCAATGAAG GTGGGGAGCATAAACTGTGAAACTGATGCATCTTTTTGCAAGAGTCTTGGCATATATCCTCGCAATGCGCCAAGATTGTTCGTGTATTCATTAAAATCAAGTGGGAATGGTGCTTTAGTGGAGTACAGTGATGATTTAGTTGTGAAAAGGGTGAAAAGTTTTTGCCATGACCATCTTCCTAGATTCTCAAAGCGAGTAGATTTGGGCCACTTTGATTTTGTTTCCCAGACTGTTGGAGGTTTACCTAAAGTGATGCTTCTCTCTACAAAGAAAGATACACCAGTTATTTGGCGTGCTCTTAGTGGCTTGTATCAAAATCGTTTTGTCTTCTACGATGCACAG GTTCGTGATGCATCTGATCCTGCTGTCCGAAGGTTGGGAGTTGATGATCTTCCTGCCATTGTTGGCTGGTTATCCAATGGGGAGAAGCAGATTTTGCGAACAGGAATTTCTGTGAAAGATCTAAAGTCAGCAATTCAGGATCTAAGTGGATTACTGgacaattttgaaaagaaaaataaggagGCAGCTTCAGCACAGAGTAAAAGAGAGCAGAGTGAACCAGATGCTAAGCAAGTACCTGTCCTTACAGGCTCTAATTTCAATGATATTTGCGGGGAGAAAACTCCTGTTTGTGTGATTGGTGTTTTCTGGTCATCTAAGGCAAAGGATAAGCTAGAAAAAGTTCTATCCTCG GTCTCTCAAAAATCATTGTCAAGACGACGGAATACAGCCTATAGCTCAAGAGATTCAGTTTCGTACGCACTTTTGGATGCAGCGAAGCAGCGGTCTTTCTTGAACGCGTTTGAAAAATCAGGATTTAAATCATCAGACAAGGTCCTTCTTGCGTACAAGCCGCGGAAGGGTAAGTTTGCAGTTTTTAATGGGGAAGTTACTACTGAAGAAGCAGAGAGTTTCATTAGCTCCGTTCTCAGTGGGGACGTACAATTTTCCAACACCAGACAGAAACCTATAGCAAAGTGA